The following proteins come from a genomic window of Yinghuangia sp. ASG 101:
- a CDS encoding LLM class flavin-dependent oxidoreductase → MSLAFHWFLPTTGDSRHVVGGGHGSTPGTAGSDRPPNIAYLGQIARAAEQLGFVGALTPTGRWCEDAWLTTAMLTQVSERLKFLVAFRPGQISPTLAAQMAASYQNQSRGRLLLNVVTGGESPEQRAYGDFLDKNGRYARTDEFLDIVRRLWAGETVDHHGEHLRVERAELTRLPAPVPEIYFGGSSAAATSVAARHADVYLTWGEPPRQVADKFDAIRATAAANGRKPRFGVRLHVITRDTSAQAWAEAERLLAGMDPERIRETQLALARSESTGQRRMRELHNGSTERLEIHPGLWAGIGLVRGGAGTALVGSHTEVADLIETYHRSGVDEFVLSGIPHLEEAYNFAEGVFPLLTNRGLWHPPSP, encoded by the coding sequence ATGTCACTGGCCTTCCACTGGTTCCTGCCCACCACCGGCGACAGCCGGCACGTCGTCGGGGGCGGCCACGGCTCGACACCCGGGACCGCGGGGTCGGACCGCCCGCCGAACATCGCCTACCTCGGCCAGATCGCCCGCGCGGCCGAGCAACTCGGCTTCGTCGGCGCGCTGACCCCCACCGGCAGGTGGTGCGAGGACGCGTGGCTGACCACGGCGATGCTCACCCAGGTCAGCGAACGCCTGAAATTCCTCGTGGCGTTCCGCCCGGGGCAGATCAGCCCGACCCTGGCCGCCCAGATGGCCGCCAGCTACCAGAACCAGTCACGCGGACGACTCCTGCTCAACGTGGTCACCGGCGGCGAGTCGCCCGAGCAGCGCGCCTACGGTGACTTCCTCGACAAGAACGGACGCTACGCGCGGACGGACGAATTCCTCGACATCGTCCGGCGATTGTGGGCAGGCGAGACCGTCGACCACCACGGGGAACACCTGCGCGTCGAACGGGCCGAACTGACCCGGCTGCCCGCACCGGTCCCGGAAATCTACTTCGGCGGCTCCTCGGCCGCCGCCACGTCGGTCGCGGCACGGCACGCGGACGTGTACCTGACCTGGGGGGAACCTCCTCGGCAGGTCGCCGACAAGTTCGACGCGATCCGCGCGACCGCCGCGGCGAACGGCCGCAAGCCCCGCTTCGGCGTCCGGCTGCACGTGATCACCCGCGACACCTCGGCCCAGGCGTGGGCCGAGGCCGAGCGCCTGCTCGCCGGTATGGACCCCGAACGCATCCGCGAGACGCAACTCGCCCTGGCGCGCAGCGAATCGACCGGCCAACGCCGCATGCGCGAACTGCACAACGGGTCGACCGAGCGCCTGGAGATCCACCCCGGTCTGTGGGCCGGGATCGGTCTGGTGCGCGGCGGCGCGGGCACCGCCCTCGTGGGCAGCCACACCGAGGTCGCCGACCTCATCGAGACGTATCACCGAAGCGGCGTCGACGAGTTCGTGCTGTCCGGCATCCCCCACCTCGAAGAGGCCTACAACTTCGCCGAAGGCGTCTTCCCGCTCCTCACCAACCGAGGCCTCTGGCATCCTCCGTCCCCCTGA